GAATCAAAATTCAACCCTCCTGGAGCTATTCCGTCATTTTTGAGTATTTCATACATTGCCAAAACATTTTCATATACGTTTGTAGGAAATTGGTCGGTATCCCATCCTAACAACAAATCACCAATATTAGCATCTACACTCCCTAAAATATTATTTATTCTGGCATATCTTAATTCATGCTGAAAAGTATGTCCCGCTAAAGTAGCATGGTTAGCTTCGATATTGAATTTAAAATATTTATCAAGATCGTATTTTTGCAAAAATGCATAAGAAGTTGCTACATCAAAATCATATTGGTGCTTTGTCGGTTCCTTAGGTTTAGGTTCTATCAAAAATTGACCTGTAAATCCTATTTCTTTAGCGTATTCTACCGCCATGTGCATAAAATTAGCTAAATTGTTAAGTTCCAGTTCCATATTTGTATTTAAAAGGGTTTCGTATCCTTCTCTTCCTCCCCAAAATACGTAATTTTCTCCACCTAATTCTTTAGTAATCTCAATAGCTTTTTTAACTTGGGCCGCAGCATATGCATATACCTCTGCATCACAACTTGTGGCTGCACCTTGCATAAACTTTGGATGTGTAAACAAATTAGCTGTTCCCCACAGAAGTTTTATCCCTGTTTCTTTCATTTTCTCTTGTATATATTCTACGACTTTATCTAATAATTTATTTGTTTCTCTCAGTGTTTCCTGTTCATCAACCAAATCCCTATCGTGAGTACAAAAATATTTTACTCCTAATTTACTCATAAATTCAAAAGCGGCATCAGCACGTGCCAAGGCTCTGTCTAAAGGATTAGAATACTGATTCCATGTTCTATGAGCACTTTCTACTCCAAACATATCCCTACCTTCGGCAGTAAAAGTATGCCAATAAGCTACCGAAAATCTTAAATGTTCTTCCATAGTCTTATTGCCTATTTTTTCTTGTGGATTATAAAAATGAAAAGCTAATGGTTCCTTTGAATCTTTACCTACATAATTTATCTTTTTTACATCTTTGAAGTATTCTACCATTTTAAAACCTCCGTTCAAATAATAGTTGTTTTTATGCTTCTCTTTTTTTACTTGTAACATCAAACCAAACAGCAAATATTAATACTAACCCTTTTATTATAGATTGCCAAAATACAGGGACATTCATTAAACTCATCCCGTTATCCAAACTTGTCATAACAATAGCTCCTATAACCGCTCCAAAAATTGTTCCAACTCCCCCCATCAAGCTGGCTCCACCAATAACACAAGCTGCTATGGCATCTAATTCGGCTCCTTCCCCAGCAGAGACTGATGCGGCGTTAAGCCGTGATGTTAAAAATATACCCCCTAATGATGCTAAAACTCCGTTCAATGCAAATACTATAAGTGTAATTTTTTTGATATTTATACCTGATAAAATAGCCGCCTGGTTGTTTCCACCTATTGCATATACATATCTTCCAAATACTGTATTTTGAGATAAATATGTAAAAAACGCTAAAAGAACGATCGTAATTAAAAAAGGAAAAGGAAAACCATTATATGAGTTGAAAACAAAAATTAGAAGCATTATTAAACTGATAAATATTATAATTTTTAATATTTCTAAAGGCAAAGAAACTGATTCTGAATTATAAGATAACTTTTTCCGCCAATTTTTTATTTCAAAAAATATTAATAAAATTGAAGTAACAATACCAAAAAATATTCCTACCCAATTGGCAAGATAACCTTTTCCCAAAAATGAAAAAAAATCACTTACTGGACCAATAGTAACTCCTTGGGTTATTCCCATTAAAATACCTCTAAATAACAACATTCCTCCCAATGTAACGATAAAAGAAGGCACTCCACGATATGATACCCAATAACCATTCCATAAACCTAAAAGTAACCCCACTCCAAGTGTAATTGTCATAGATAGAATTGGATTCATTCCATTCCATACGTCCAAAATAGCTAATATTCCCCCTGATAAACCTACTATTGAACCAACAGAAAGATCTATTTGCCCTAAGATAATTACCATTACCATTCCAATCGCTAACATTGATAT
This Petrotoga sp. 9PWA.NaAc.5.4 DNA region includes the following protein-coding sequences:
- the xylA gene encoding xylose isomerase, coding for MVEYFKDVKKINYVGKDSKEPLAFHFYNPQEKIGNKTMEEHLRFSVAYWHTFTAEGRDMFGVESAHRTWNQYSNPLDRALARADAAFEFMSKLGVKYFCTHDRDLVDEQETLRETNKLLDKVVEYIQEKMKETGIKLLWGTANLFTHPKFMQGAATSCDAEVYAYAAAQVKKAIEITKELGGENYVFWGGREGYETLLNTNMELELNNLANFMHMAVEYAKEIGFTGQFLIEPKPKEPTKHQYDFDVATSYAFLQKYDLDKYFKFNIEANHATLAGHTFQHELRYARINNILGSVDANIGDLLLGWDTDQFPTNVYENVLAMYEILKNDGIAPGGLNFDSHVRRPSYENIDLFYAHIAGMDAFALGLKVANKILEDKVLEEFVEKRYNTFNEGIGKKIVEGKTSLKELENYIIDRKVELPKSGRQEYLENLINRYIFG
- a CDS encoding sugar ABC transporter permease; protein product: MKVKNFKIDLRAYMMVIALIVIWIMFTIMTEGSFLTARNISNLFRQSVFISMLAIGMVMVIILGQIDLSVGSIVGLSGGILAILDVWNGMNPILSMTITLGVGLLLGLWNGYWVSYRGVPSFIVTLGGMLLFRGILMGITQGVTIGPVSDFFSFLGKGYLANWVGIFFGIVTSILLIFFEIKNWRKKLSYNSESVSLPLEILKIIIFISLIMLLIFVFNSYNGFPFPFLITIVLLAFFTYLSQNTVFGRYVYAIGGNNQAAILSGINIKKITLIVFALNGVLASLGGIFLTSRLNAASVSAGEGAELDAIAACVIGGASLMGGVGTIFGAVIGAIVMTSLDNGMSLMNVPVFWQSIIKGLVLIFAVWFDVTSKKREA